One genomic segment of Herpetosiphonaceae bacterium includes these proteins:
- a CDS encoding stage V sporulation protein S has translation MPKSTDILKVSAHSRPSAVAGAIAGVLRQHSSVEVQSIGAGATNQAIKAIAIASAYLRDDHVTIGCVPFFIDVTIDGEDRTALRLVIERSAD, from the coding sequence CTGCCGAAGAGCACGGATATCCTTAAGGTCAGTGCCCATTCACGCCCAAGCGCGGTCGCCGGGGCGATCGCGGGCGTGCTGCGGCAGCACTCCAGCGTCGAAGTCCAGTCGATTGGCGCGGGTGCTACCAACCAGGCCATTAAGGCCATTGCGATCGCCAGCGCCTACCTGCGCGACGACCACGTCACGATCGGATGTGTCCCGTTCTTCATCGACGTCACGATCGACGGCGAAGATCGGACGGCGCTCCGGCTGGTGATTGAGCGCTCTGCTGACTAA
- a CDS encoding CheR family methyltransferase: protein MSDSAPPVQLVVVGASAGGIEALLTLVATLPPEFPAPIVIAQHLDPTRPSHLGAILARRALLPVITVQDHAPLHAGTIYVVPANRHVEITDHDMTVLPDGPKRPKPSVDLLLSSAAEIFGEQLIAVILTGTGSDGAIGARAVKQAGGTVVIQNPATAAYPGMPLSLAPQTVDIVADLLRIGQILQDLLTDIAVPSHPEQEPELQAFLEQVRARSGIDFRAYKAATIQRRLQRRLVATNCADLASYAAYLANYPDEYGRLVSTFLIKVTEFMRDRDFFDLLRTEILPNLVTASRARNHELRIWSAGCATGEEAYSLAILVCEVLGEELGQFSIKIFATDLDADAIAFARRGVYPAAALTGLSDQLIDRYFSRSSGGYAVKKQVRSLVVFGEHDLGQRAPFPRIDLVLCRNVLIYFTTTLQMRALQLFAFALREGGYLVLGKTETVSPLSEFFTLQHPQYKIYRRHGEQLIDPPVTSGGTALTPQRTDQRQRTARQLFQTQQDLRHSRAAQENLLLTLPVGVVVVDQRYDIQVINSAARRLLGIHTSAIGEDFVHLAQHVPHHPLRAAIDRAMRDTVATTLDEVEIPQVVTGEPQFLQIACYAQAPADESAPRSALVLVTDITEAVQARQEVEQARIRQAALAAQLEQTVADLERANADLARRNDELQQSNAAQEQARRAAEEVAARHAQQITELSARHAQQMEHVVASNRVLLTANEDLARMHAEMHAIHDEVLLSNEDAQAALEEVETLNEEMQATNEELETLNEELQATIEELNTSNADLAARGDELHDLTVSLERQHQQSERERAHLAAILASMADAVLVTTADGEAVVTNAAYTELFSDKAVILADEAGQPLLPDATPQARAAQGETFAITFTFTMANGHRRWCEAIGQPVRGPDDQQWGVVVIRDITERSLRRMQEEFLALANHEFHAPLAVLKGYLHLLIKDLSVDPGHDRPLHYAAALQTEVDRMTRLVNDLRDVTRLHSGKFSLEVAPVQLKTLVQQTVEIGRILLPRLMIALHADDEQVCISGDAQRLQQVLLNLFINASTHAAGSTRIDVRLRRVDGMAELVVQDDGAGIATEHLADLFSRFYQVSHSRYAGQGLGLGLYICQQIVLAHGGTIAVASVEDEGTTFTIQIPCSLA, encoded by the coding sequence ATGTCAGACTCAGCGCCACCGGTTCAACTCGTCGTCGTGGGCGCGTCCGCCGGTGGCATTGAAGCGCTCTTGACCCTGGTAGCGACACTCCCCCCAGAGTTTCCGGCTCCGATCGTTATTGCACAGCATCTCGACCCAACGCGCCCAAGCCATTTAGGCGCGATCCTTGCTCGTCGCGCGCTGCTGCCGGTGATCACCGTTCAGGATCATGCGCCGCTGCACGCCGGGACGATCTACGTCGTGCCGGCGAACCGGCATGTGGAAATCACCGATCATGATATGACGGTGCTTCCCGATGGCCCAAAACGCCCGAAGCCTTCGGTGGACTTGTTGCTCTCGAGTGCCGCCGAGATCTTTGGTGAGCAGCTGATTGCGGTCATCTTAACCGGAACCGGCTCGGATGGCGCGATCGGTGCGCGGGCCGTCAAGCAGGCGGGCGGCACCGTCGTGATTCAAAACCCGGCAACCGCGGCGTATCCCGGCATGCCGCTGTCGCTTGCGCCCCAGACGGTCGACATTGTTGCCGACCTGCTCCGGATCGGGCAAATCCTACAGGATCTCCTCACCGACATTGCGGTACCATCACACCCGGAGCAGGAGCCGGAGCTTCAGGCGTTTCTGGAACAGGTGCGCGCGCGGAGCGGCATTGATTTCCGTGCATATAAAGCCGCCACCATTCAGCGTCGGCTCCAGCGTCGTCTGGTCGCGACCAACTGCGCCGATCTGGCGAGCTACGCGGCCTATCTCGCCAACTATCCCGACGAGTATGGGCGGCTGGTCAGCACCTTCCTGATCAAGGTGACTGAGTTTATGCGCGATCGGGATTTCTTCGACCTCTTGCGCACGGAGATCCTGCCCAACCTCGTCACCGCGAGCCGCGCCCGGAACCATGAGCTGCGGATCTGGTCCGCCGGCTGCGCAACCGGTGAAGAAGCCTATTCGCTGGCGATTCTGGTGTGTGAGGTGTTGGGCGAGGAGCTGGGCCAGTTCAGCATCAAGATCTTCGCCACCGACCTGGACGCCGATGCGATCGCCTTCGCCCGGCGCGGCGTATATCCAGCCGCTGCCCTGACCGGACTGTCCGACCAGCTGATCGACCGGTATTTCAGCCGCAGTAGCGGCGGCTATGCGGTCAAGAAGCAGGTGCGGAGTCTGGTGGTCTTCGGCGAGCACGATCTCGGTCAGCGCGCGCCGTTTCCCCGGATCGATCTCGTGCTGTGCCGCAATGTGTTGATCTACTTCACCACCACGCTCCAGATGCGCGCGCTGCAGCTCTTTGCCTTCGCGCTGCGCGAGGGCGGCTATCTGGTGCTGGGCAAGACCGAGACGGTGAGTCCGCTCAGCGAGTTCTTTACCCTCCAGCATCCGCAGTACAAGATCTACCGCCGCCACGGGGAACAGCTCATCGATCCGCCCGTGACGAGCGGCGGCACGGCCCTGACACCCCAGCGCACAGACCAGCGCCAGCGCACGGCGCGGCAGCTGTTCCAGACGCAGCAGGACTTACGCCACTCGCGCGCGGCCCAGGAGAACCTGCTCCTGACCTTGCCGGTCGGCGTTGTGGTCGTGGACCAGCGCTATGATATTCAGGTGATCAACAGCGCCGCTCGCCGCCTGCTGGGCATCCACACCTCGGCGATTGGCGAGGATTTCGTTCATCTGGCGCAGCACGTTCCACACCATCCACTCCGCGCCGCGATCGACCGCGCGATGCGTGATACGGTGGCAACGACCCTCGACGAGGTTGAGATTCCCCAGGTGGTAACAGGGGAGCCGCAGTTCCTCCAGATCGCGTGTTATGCGCAAGCGCCCGCCGACGAGAGCGCACCCCGGTCGGCGCTGGTCCTCGTCACGGATATCACTGAGGCGGTCCAGGCGCGACAAGAGGTTGAGCAGGCCCGGATTCGGCAGGCGGCGCTGGCGGCACAGCTCGAGCAGACGGTTGCCGATCTTGAGCGGGCAAACGCCGATCTGGCACGTCGCAACGATGAGCTTCAGCAGAGCAATGCCGCGCAAGAGCAGGCGCGCCGGGCCGCCGAGGAGGTTGCCGCGCGCCACGCACAGCAGATCACGGAGCTCTCAGCCCGGCACGCACAGCAGATGGAGCATGTCGTCGCGTCGAATCGGGTATTGCTGACCGCGAATGAGGATCTGGCACGGATGCATGCTGAGATGCACGCGATCCATGACGAGGTGCTGTTGAGCAACGAGGATGCGCAAGCGGCGCTTGAGGAAGTGGAAACGCTCAACGAGGAGATGCAGGCCACCAATGAGGAGCTTGAAACGCTCAACGAAGAGCTCCAGGCGACGATCGAGGAGCTGAATACCTCGAATGCGGACCTGGCAGCGCGTGGTGATGAGCTGCACGACCTCACCGTCTCGCTGGAGCGCCAGCACCAGCAGAGTGAGCGGGAGCGGGCGCACCTGGCGGCGATCCTGGCAAGTATGGCCGATGCGGTCCTCGTGACGACCGCGGACGGCGAGGCGGTGGTAACGAATGCCGCCTATACGGAGCTCTTCAGCGACAAAGCGGTGATTCTCGCCGATGAAGCCGGCCAGCCCTTGCTCCCGGATGCAACACCGCAGGCGCGCGCAGCACAGGGCGAAACCTTCGCCATAACGTTTACCTTCACGATGGCGAATGGGCATCGCCGCTGGTGCGAGGCGATCGGGCAGCCCGTGCGTGGTCCAGATGACCAGCAGTGGGGCGTGGTGGTGATCCGCGATATCACCGAGCGCAGTCTACGCCGCATGCAGGAAGAGTTTCTGGCCCTGGCGAACCATGAGTTCCATGCTCCGCTGGCGGTGCTCAAGGGCTACCTCCACCTGCTGATCAAAGATCTCAGCGTGGACCCCGGACATGATCGTCCGCTGCACTACGCCGCCGCCCTGCAAACCGAGGTCGATCGCATGACACGGCTGGTCAATGATCTCCGGGATGTCACGCGCTTGCACAGTGGCAAGTTCAGCCTGGAGGTCGCGCCGGTGCAGCTGAAAACCCTCGTCCAGCAGACGGTGGAGATCGGGCGGATCTTGCTGCCGCGCCTCATGATCGCGCTGCATGCCGACGATGAACAGGTATGTATCAGCGGCGATGCCCAGCGGCTCCAGCAAGTGTTGCTCAATCTGTTCATCAATGCCAGCACCCATGCCGCTGGGAGTACCCGCATCGACGTTCGGCTTAGGCGGGTCGATGGCATGGCAGAGCTCGTGGTCCAGGATGACGGCGCAGGCATTGCCACGGAACACCTTGCGGACCTGTTTTCACGCTTTTATCAAGTGTCCCACTCCCGCTACGCCGGACAAGGCCTCGGCCTGGGGCTGTATATTTGTCAGCAGATTGTGCTGGCGCATGGTGGCACGATTGCCGTCGCCTCCGTCGAGGATGAAGGAACGACGTTTACGATCCAGATCCCATGCAGCCTCGCCTAG
- a CDS encoding pentapeptide repeat-containing protein — protein sequence MSIHLTREQVLEILATARSQGTPPDFCAANLQQLNLADVDLRGADLRGADLRWTTLCRANLAHANLCGADLQGANLQGANLGWANMQRVNLQRADLRAAYLVDTQLDGTDISKSVR from the coding sequence ATGTCGATACATCTTACCCGCGAGCAGGTCCTTGAGATCCTCGCGACCGCCCGCAGCCAGGGGACGCCACCAGACTTTTGCGCGGCCAATCTCCAGCAGTTGAATCTGGCCGACGTTGACCTCCGGGGTGCCGACCTGCGTGGGGCCGACCTGCGCTGGACCACGTTGTGCCGGGCGAATCTGGCGCATGCGAATCTCTGTGGGGCCGACCTCCAGGGCGCGAACCTCCAGGGCGCGAATCTGGGCTGGGCGAATATGCAGCGGGTGAATCTGCAGCGCGCCGACCTGCGCGCCGCCTACCTGGTCGATACCCAGCTGGACGGCACCGATATCAGCAAATCCGTTCGCTGA
- a CDS encoding nuclear transport factor 2 family protein, with protein sequence MHPNAQILTTLYQAFQHKDYATMTACYHPQAVFRDAVFDLRGSQIGAMWHMFCQADDLTIDVGNITATDHDGWAHWEASYTFSLTGRKVHNRIQSHMEFADGTILRQDDTFNFWRWSRQAFGLRGIVLGWTPVLQTRVQQAARTRLARFMAAHPQYQQ encoded by the coding sequence ATGCACCCGAATGCCCAAATCTTAACCACCCTGTACCAGGCATTCCAGCACAAAGACTATGCCACCATGACCGCGTGTTACCATCCGCAGGCCGTGTTTCGCGATGCGGTCTTTGACCTACGGGGCAGCCAGATCGGGGCGATGTGGCATATGTTCTGTCAGGCAGACGACCTGACGATTGACGTGGGAAACATCACCGCCACCGATCACGACGGATGGGCACACTGGGAGGCATCCTATACGTTCTCCTTGACGGGCCGGAAGGTGCACAACCGTATTCAGAGCCACATGGAGTTTGCCGATGGCACAATTCTGCGGCAGGATGACACGTTCAACTTTTGGCGGTGGAGCCGCCAAGCCTTTGGCTTGCGCGGCATTGTCTTGGGATGGACGCCCGTCCTGCAAACGCGGGTGCAACAGGCCGCGCGCACGAGATTAGCGCGCTTTATGGCGGCGCACCCACAGTACCAGCAATAA
- a CDS encoding glycogen/starch/alpha-glucan phosphorylase yields MTTTVDTLPDLTVERFQRDFLDHLRAVRGVDLDAASRVDCYHALAHTLRRSMLPRALDTRRTQVHAHAKWVYYLSAEYLLGRQLANNLLSADLTAIARQALTALGLSLDELGDVEIEPGLGNGGLGRLAACFLDAAAALKLPMVGYGIRYEYGIFRQTLVDGWQVERPDEWMLLGNPWELPHPELAVTVGFGGHTEAFTDAYGRYRVRWRPARTVLGIPYYYLVPGYRSGTINSLRLWSAQATEAFNLDIFNRGDYTRAVQDKTQSETISKVLYPVDETPQGRQLRLEQQYFFVACSLRDILRRLPDEVDLDRLPEQAVIQLNDTHPTVAIPEMMRLLVDEYLLPWERAWAITQQLFAYTCHTLLPEALETWPVSLFEQLLPRHLEIIYEINRRFLDTVRRHDPGDEDRVRRMSLIEEQPERRVRMAHLAAVGSFKINGVAALHSTLLRDRVLTDFADLWPDKFTNVTNGVTPRRFVHLANPALSDLITATIGGAWLTDLDQLKRLEPSAEDAGFRARWREIKQHNKQALATLIAESTGVGVRPDAMFDIMAKRLHEYKRQLLKLLHVITLYNRIKADPHEDRVPRVVCFAAKAAPGYRMAKLIIKLINDVARVVNADPDVGDRLKVVFLPNFNVTLAERIYPAADLSEQISLAGKEASGTGNMKFALNGALTIGTLDGANVEIRDLVGADNFFLFGLTEDQATATRGGGYTPRAYAARNPMLTQALDQIAAGVFSPQAPDLFQPIVQQLLDRDEFLLLADYASYVERQDEVDQAYRDVERWTRMAILNTARCGYFSSDRSVREYATRIWQVVPVDVAAGERSGASHRRDDARRAAQAAGANLTDAEWELLSRAPVVISRVMVAAVNSSVIGTVQEEGAMVQVPGAIRRRYGANPLIRAVLAEMKVRRGPRLAPSRTQDGAPTRQRTPSIAEAQALCIQIAEILAQKTPEAQAAEFKEWLLETAATVANAASEGGMMAHADTTSSDGTTPLRQALREALRVVA; encoded by the coding sequence ATGACTACGACTGTCGATACGCTGCCTGACCTGACTGTCGAACGCTTTCAGCGTGACTTCCTCGACCATCTGCGCGCCGTGCGTGGCGTCGACCTCGACGCCGCCTCCCGCGTCGACTGCTACCATGCGCTGGCCCATACCCTCCGCCGCTCCATGTTGCCCCGCGCACTCGACACCCGCCGCACCCAGGTTCACGCCCACGCCAAATGGGTCTACTACCTCTCAGCCGAGTATCTGCTCGGTCGCCAACTGGCGAACAACCTGCTCAGCGCGGATCTGACCGCCATCGCCCGGCAGGCATTGACGGCACTCGGCCTGAGCCTGGATGAGCTGGGCGACGTCGAGATCGAGCCGGGCCTGGGCAACGGCGGCCTTGGGCGACTCGCCGCCTGCTTTCTCGATGCGGCGGCGGCGCTCAAGTTGCCGATGGTGGGCTATGGCATCCGCTACGAGTACGGCATCTTCCGCCAGACGCTGGTCGATGGCTGGCAGGTGGAGCGTCCTGACGAATGGATGCTGCTCGGCAATCCCTGGGAGCTGCCGCACCCCGAACTTGCCGTCACGGTGGGCTTCGGCGGGCACACCGAGGCGTTCACCGACGCCTATGGGCGGTACCGCGTGCGCTGGCGACCGGCGCGCACGGTCCTGGGCATTCCCTACTACTACCTCGTCCCTGGCTACCGCAGCGGCACGATCAACAGCTTGCGGTTGTGGAGCGCCCAGGCCACCGAAGCCTTCAACCTGGACATCTTCAATCGCGGTGACTATACCCGCGCCGTCCAGGACAAAACCCAATCCGAAACGATCTCCAAGGTGCTGTATCCAGTCGACGAGACGCCCCAGGGTCGACAGCTCCGCCTCGAACAGCAGTACTTCTTTGTGGCCTGTTCGCTACGAGACATACTCCGGCGATTGCCGGACGAGGTCGACCTGGACCGCCTGCCTGAGCAGGCCGTCATCCAGCTGAACGACACGCATCCGACGGTTGCCATCCCCGAAATGATGCGCCTGCTGGTCGACGAGTACCTGCTCCCCTGGGAGCGCGCCTGGGCGATCACCCAGCAGCTCTTCGCCTATACCTGCCATACCCTGCTGCCGGAGGCGCTGGAAACCTGGCCGGTCAGCCTCTTCGAGCAACTGCTGCCGCGCCATCTGGAGATCATCTACGAGATCAACCGGCGCTTCCTCGACACGGTCCGGCGGCATGACCCCGGCGATGAGGACCGGGTGCGGCGCATGTCGCTCATCGAGGAGCAGCCAGAGCGCCGCGTGCGCATGGCGCATCTTGCCGCTGTCGGCAGCTTCAAGATCAATGGTGTTGCTGCGTTGCACTCGACGCTGCTCCGCGACCGGGTGCTCACGGATTTCGCCGACCTCTGGCCCGACAAGTTCACCAATGTGACCAACGGCGTGACGCCGCGCCGCTTCGTGCACCTCGCCAACCCCGCGCTGTCGGACCTGATCACCGCGACGATTGGTGGTGCTTGGCTGACCGATCTCGATCAGCTGAAGCGGCTGGAACCCTCTGCTGAGGACGCCGGATTCCGGGCACGCTGGCGGGAGATCAAACAGCACAACAAGCAGGCGCTAGCCACGCTGATCGCGGAGAGCACCGGTGTTGGTGTCCGACCTGACGCGATGTTCGATATTATGGCGAAGCGGCTGCATGAATACAAGCGACAGCTGCTCAAGCTTCTGCACGTCATCACCCTGTACAATCGCATCAAGGCCGACCCGCACGAAGATCGTGTCCCGCGGGTCGTCTGCTTTGCGGCCAAGGCGGCACCGGGCTATCGGATGGCAAAGCTGATCATCAAGCTGATTAACGACGTGGCACGGGTGGTCAACGCCGACCCGGACGTTGGCGATCGGTTGAAGGTGGTCTTCCTGCCCAACTTCAATGTTACCCTGGCGGAGCGCATCTACCCGGCCGCCGACCTGTCCGAGCAGATTTCGTTGGCCGGGAAAGAAGCGTCGGGCACCGGGAATATGAAATTCGCGCTCAACGGTGCTCTCACGATTGGCACGCTGGATGGGGCAAATGTCGAGATTCGGGATCTCGTTGGTGCCGACAACTTCTTCCTCTTCGGCCTCACCGAGGATCAGGCCACGGCGACACGCGGCGGGGGCTATACTCCCCGCGCGTATGCCGCGCGCAATCCCATGCTCACGCAGGCGCTAGACCAGATTGCGGCAGGCGTGTTCTCACCGCAGGCGCCGGATCTGTTTCAGCCCATCGTCCAGCAGTTGCTGGATCGTGACGAGTTCTTGCTGCTGGCCGACTATGCCTCCTACGTCGAGCGCCAGGATGAGGTGGACCAGGCCTACCGCGACGTGGAGCGGTGGACGCGCATGGCAATCCTGAACACCGCACGTTGCGGCTATTTCTCGTCCGACCGCAGCGTGCGCGAGTATGCCACCCGGATCTGGCAGGTGGTCCCGGTGGATGTGGCGGCAGGCGAGCGGTCGGGAGCGAGCCATCGGCGTGACGATGCACGACGCGCCGCGCAGGCGGCCGGCGCGAACCTCACCGACGCCGAATGGGAGTTGCTGAGTCGTGCACCGGTGGTCATCAGTCGCGTCATGGTCGCGGCGGTCAACAGCAGCGTGATTGGGACGGTGCAGGAAGAAGGGGCGATGGTCCAGGTGCCAGGCGCGATCAGGCGCCGCTATGGGGCTAACCCGCTGATCCGAGCGGTGCTGGCGGAGATGAAGGTGCGCCGTGGGCCGCGATTGGCGCCCAGCAGGACCCAGGACGGCGCGCCGACGAGGCAGCGCACGCCGAGCATCGCGGAGGCACAGGCACTCTGCATCCAGATCGCGGAGATCCTGGCGCAGAAGACGCCTGAGGCACAGGCGGCGGAGTTCAAGGAGTGGCTGCTGGAGACGGCTGCAACGGTCGCGAACGCGGCCTCGGAGGGTGGCATGATGGCACACGCCGACACGACGAGCAGTGATGGAACAACGCCGCTGCGGCAGGCCCTGCGGGAGGCGCTGCGGGTCGTGGCGTAG